Proteins from one Telopea speciosissima isolate NSW1024214 ecotype Mountain lineage chromosome 1, Tspe_v1, whole genome shotgun sequence genomic window:
- the LOC122661338 gene encoding DExH-box ATP-dependent RNA helicase DExH1 isoform X2, with the protein MSTETERRVENLLASSREAAGLDDFSGASSQGAKQSLPAVNVVKSSFGLEANNAKEKTSLELKNKQEKMKASDHSKAMLSFREKLPAYKMKAEFLRAVADNQVLVVSGETGCGKTTQLPQFILEDEISSLRGAECNIMCTQPRRISAISVAARISSERGENLGETVGYQIRLEAKCSVQTRLLFCTTGVLLRQLIQDPDLTGVSHLLVDEIHERGMNEDFLLIILHDLLPRRPDLRLILMSATINADMFSKYFGNAPTIHIPGFTFPVEELFLEDLLEKTHYSIKSELENFQGNARRRRRQPDSKKDPLTEVFEEVDIDSHYKNYSTSTKQSLEAWSGAQLDLGLVEATIEYICRHEGDGAILAFLTGWDEISKLLDKIRGNNVLGNPNKFLILPLHGSMPTINQREIFDRPPSNMRKIVLATNIAESSITIDDVVYVVDCGKAKETSYDALNKLACLLPSWISKASAHQRRGRAGRVQPGVCYRLFPKVIHDAMPQYQLPEILRTPLQELCLHIKSLQLGNIGSFLAKALQPPDSLAVKNSIELLKMIGALDDDEELTPLGRHLCKLPLDPNIGKMLLMGSIFQCLGPALTIASALAHRDPFVLPVNRKEEADAAKRSFAGDSCSDHIALLKAFEAWKDAKSCGRERAFCWENFLSPITLQMMEDMRNQFLDLLSDIGFVDKSRGAKVYNRYSDDLEMVCAILCAGLYPNVVQCKRRGKRSAFYTKEVGKVDIHPASVNAGVVLFPLPYMVYSEKVKTTSIFIRDSTNISDYALLLFGGNLIPSKTGEGIEMLDGYLHFSASRSVLALIQNLRSKLDKLLLQKIEEPGLDIHAEGKGVVAAVVELLHS; encoded by the exons ATGTCCACAGAAACTGAGAGAAGGGTTGAGAATCTGTTGGCTAGTTCCAGAGAAGCTGCTGGCTTAGATGATTTCTCTGGTGCATCAAGCCAGGGTGCTAAACAATCTTTACCCGCTGTAAATGTAGTTAAATCCAGCTTTGGATTGGAGGCTAATAATGCCAAGGAGAAAACTAGTCTTGAACTCAAGAATAAGCAAGAAAAAATGAAG GCAAGTGACCATTCAAAAGCAATGCTTTCATTCAGGGAAAAATTACCAGCTTACAAAATGAAGGCTGAATTTTTGAGAGCTGTTGCTGATAATCAG GTGTTGGTGGTTTCAGGAGAGACAGGCTGTGGCAAAACTACACAGCTGCCCCAGTTTATCTTGGAAGATGAAATTTCATCTCTTCGTGGGGCAGAATGCAACATAATGTGCACTCAGCCCCGTCGTATATCTGCTATTTCTGTTGCAGCCCGAATTTCTTCTGAAAGGGGAGAGAATCTTGGTGAAACAGTTGGGTACCAGATCCGCTTGGAAGCCAAATGCTCAGTTCAAACAAGGCTTCTATTTTGTACTACTGGAGTGCTGCTACGGCAATTG ATTCAAGATCCAGATTTAACTGGTGTTAGTCATTTGCTAGTGGATGAAATTCATGAACGAGGCATGAATGAGGActttcttttaataattttacATGATCTTCTTCCTCGACGTCCAGATCTACGTCTTATTCTAATGAGTGCTACTATTAATGCTGATATGTTCTCCAAGTACTTTGGAAATGCCCCAACCATTCATATTCCT GGATTTACTTTTCCTGTAGAGGAGCTTTTCCTAGAAGATTTGCTAGAAAAAACACATTACAGTATCAAGTCAGAGCTCGAAAACTTTCAGGGAAATGCACGGAGGAGAAGAAGACAGCCTGATTCAAAAAAAGATCCTTTGACCGAAGTGTTTGAG gaGGTTGATATTGATTCTCACTACAAAAATTACAGCACATCTACAAAACAATCTCTTGAAGCTTGGTCTGGAGCACAGCTTGACCTGGGCCTT GTGGAAGCAACAATTGAGTATATCTGTCGCCACGAAGGTGATGGAGCTATTCTCGCCTTCTTGACCGGCTGGGATGAGATATCTAAGCTACTGGATAAAATTAGAGGGAACAACGTTCTTGGAAATCCTAACAAGTTTCTCATTCTTCCACTACATGGCTCAATGCCTACCATCAATCAGCGTGAAATATTTGACAGACCACCTAGTAACATGAG GAAAATTGTGCTAGCAACAAACATTGCTGAGAGTAGTATAACAATAGATGATGTTGTCTATGTTGTAGACTGTGGAAAGGCAAAGGAAACTAGTTATGATGCTCTAAACAAGTTGGCTTGTTTGTTGCCATCATGGATATCAAAAGCTTCAGCACATCAG AGACGAGGGCGTGCAGGTCGTGTTCAGCCTGGTGTCTGTTATAGGCTGTTTCCAAAAGTAATCCATGATGCAATGCCCCAGTATCAGTTGCCTGAAATTCTCCGAACACCATTGCAAGAACTTTGCCTCCATATCAAAAGTTTACAGCTAGGAAATATTGGGTCGTTTCTGGCAAAAGCACTTCAGCCACCAGACTCTCTTGCGGTTAAAAATTCAATTGAGCTTCTCAAAATGATTGGAGCtctagatgatgatgaagaacttaCTCCACTTG GTCGTCATCTTTGCAAATTGCCTTTGGATCCTAATATTGGGAAGATGCTTTTGATGGGGTCTATCTTTCAGTGCCTTGGCCCTGCATTAACAATTGCTTCTGCTCTTGCGCATCGTGACCCATTTGTCCTCCCAGTAAATAGGAAAGAGGAAGCTGATGCTGCAAAAAGATCGTTTGCTGGTGATTCCTGCAG TGATCACATTGCCCTTCTCAAAGCCTTTGAAGCTTGGAAGGATGCAAAAAGTTGTGGGAGAGAAAGGGCATTCTGTTGGGAGAATTTCTTATCACCGATTACCCTGCAGATGATGGAGGACATGAGAAATCAATTTCTGGATCTACTGTCAGACATTGGCTTTGTCGACAAATCCCGGGGAGCTAAG GTGTACAATAGATACAGTGATGATCTGGAGATGGTTTGTGCAATCTTATGTGCTGGGCTCTACCCAAATGTCGTGCAGTGCAAAAGGAGAGGAAAGCGTTCTGCCTTCTACACTAAAGAAGTTGGTAAAGTTGACATCCACCCAGCATCTGTCAATGCCGGGGTCGTCCTTTTTCCACTCCCGTACATGGTTTACAGTGAGAAGGTGAAGACAACCAGCATTTTCATACGGGACTCAACGAATATATCAGATTATGCTTTGCTTCTCTTTGGAGGCAACCTCATTCCGAGCAAAACTGGAGAGGGTATTGAAATGCTCGATGGATATCTTCATTTCTCAGCATCAAGGAGCGTGTTAGCATTGATACAG AACTTGAGAAGCAAACTTGATAAGCTTCTTCTACAGAAAATTGAGGAACCAGGGCTGGACATCCATGCAGAAGGCAAGGGAGTGGTTGCTGCTGTTGTGGAGTTGTTACACAGCTAG